The Venturia canescens isolate UGA chromosome 7, ASM1945775v1, whole genome shotgun sequence genome segment TCAGTGAGTCCTTGCTCGCGGATCGGGTAGTACGAGATCGTGGGCCATCGGGTGAGGATTGGCGAGGAGAACGCGCGCGCAAGAGTCActgacgaaaaaagttaacggTGCGCGGCGCTACTCTTGGTGGTTTGTTGCTTTGTGACACTTCAGTGGGCGCCTGGGCACGGCCGAGGATGGAACCAACTCGTGTACCCAGGAGCCCTGCGCCGCGCCTCGTTTTTCTCATCGCCACGCTGGCACTCACACTcgcaggtaaaaaaaaatgaaaaaaataaagaaaagaaaatacacACCGCGATTTCGTCGTACGCGTGTGCGCAAATCCTGCGAGCTTCTCGAAAGCGCCAAACTCAGTGTTCACGATGTTACGCGACTTTGTGCATTTCTATCAATCGCGCAagatatttcaatgaaataaaatcctttttttattaGCTTAATCCCCAATTACTGGGACCtttttcacttcatttctcgtttttcttgtttttatattcaaaCAAATTTAGGGTTACACGcatctttttttcaagtgtacAAACGATTCAccaatttattgaacaatttcTCCCCTCAGGATAGATTCTCTTGCCTTGGACCGTCACCGAGTGTCTCTCGGTGCATCTTTCCGCAAGTAGTGAAATCCGTGCGTGCCCAGACAACCTTAATCATTTCTCAATCCACTTTCTTTTGTGTATCGTTcataaattgataaaatttcatttgtcaAATATTTCTATCAGCTTTCTTGAATAATTTCAGTTTGATAAATTGAGGctacaaaaaagtatttccGAGACAAAATTGAAGTTACATTTTCCGGAAGTTCAATTGCGTAATCGACCAGAAATcgatttgtttgaaaatttcattttatcgtGAAGAATTTGAATCAATTCGTGGCTCGAGGGTTCACGAATTTCTTGCTTCAATCGATTGGTGAAATTTCGTTAAAGACACGATTCAACGACCGATTATAACacgattttaatgaattatttgTTTGTGTTCACCTCCCCGGTATTCTACGCTCgtgaaaataatcaaaaagaaaaacaaagttgaatctgaaaaaaaatcgtcaagtGCCAGATTTCGAAGGATTGGCGGTACGAAGTTTTGAATAAGAATAGAAATATGACGCGGGCAATGAGTCACCTAACGCGGGTGTTTAGTGGACGAACGAGGCGACGAGGGGGTGGCTCAAGTGGCGGCAGAACCATCAACGGTGGTTTAAGAGTATTGTCCACTTTTCAAAGATGCACAAGTTCGAAATTGGTCGTACTGCACGTCGCTCTCGTACTCTCAGTCGCAGGTAAACCCATtccaacaaaaaaagaaacgacggCATAGATGATCATGAGAAAACAGCATAGAATCATTGAGCGTTGTCAGATCGAGGGGTCGAGTGTGACCACTAAAATCAGTGCTTAACTCATTGCAAAATCGATTTCCATTGATTCACCTTGACATTAAATTTATGCATGATTCGTTCTCCCAAAATTCCCATTAAAAATACCAAATATTTTAAGCGATCCATTCACTTTTGTCGCGTCCAATTTCCTACTCAATATTCAATCgcacaaaaattttaagcaGAGTTGCAATACCAATCGGACAATTCCGCGGGTAAAATGGTCATTTACCAGGTTTGGTGGGCTCAGCCCTGACATAAATATCAGACATTTCACTCGATCACAAACACATAGGATTTGCTTAATTTTAAAGTAGGAACGAAGCCACTAGTTGATTATAATTTTAGCGCGTGTCGAGTAGTTCGACGAGGCTTTAGACCTGCGTGATTTTTCAAGAGTTTCAACAGAGCTCGTAATAAATTGGTTTTAGCGATCAGATCGTTGATCGGCAAGTAGTTGGCCGTTGGGGGGAGAGGTGAAAAATGGTGCAGAGAGTGAGAGATCGGATGGGGTCGGTGGATAAATcaataatgataaatttcaattgtcaatgTCTGCGTTAATCAATAAACGAATttctgaaaaagaaaagagaggtCATTAGATTTGACACCGAATGAGTGACTCGGTAACACATTCGGTGAATTATGATTATTGATTTATTGTCGCGTTGTCGAAGGAGTGGGACCGACATGATAAATTCGAGGATTATTTGCAGCCACGGCCTTATTGTGCGGTGCAATAATGTCAGACCACTGGGAAGAGGTTGGCTGGGATCGTGACGCTCTAAATAAGGCCAACATCAGTCCTACGTGGTACTTGGACGGTCAAGTCGTCATGCTCGATCCTCCGAACGATCGACGGAGGGGATACTCACATCGAAAACCCATTTTCCTTGTGCCAATGCACGGTGGGATTTGGACCATGTGCGTGTCTCTGACAGGTaaagaaaaatgcatttttttcgtacgatTTAATGATATGGAGATgttagaaaaaacagtttcgaTTGATGCGCGTCTAAAGGAAGAACTTTTCaacgtaaaattcaaaaatatgaacCGTCGGCCCTCGTAGCTCCATTCTCGTTTGACGAAAGCTCGCGTATCGAAAAAGGCAAGAAATTCGTATCGACCGGCGCGTCTCTCTTCTTTGGACTGACACGAGAATCTTGGCAGTTTGCCCAACGGAATACACGTCGATCGTAAGAGACGCACACACGCTCCCCCCATTTCCTCCCTCTCGGGAATCATACGGAGGGGTAAAATCGCTTCGAAGCGAGTTAATCGTGTCCCTCGACCTTTTTCCACCGGTAAATCCCTCCGGGCTGCTTGTAAAATTTCCGTTCCGTTTTACATCCGCTCTCTATATCACGTTCAATGCGCCGCGTCGTAAAAGAGCGAACGTAAGCAACACTTTTCTGCGATGAAAAAGCACTTTCTTATACGAAGTGCAGTTTTGCATTTCgttatcgaaaatattttacagCGAGTTCCCCCTCCCCCGGGGAACCTCTTCTATTTTAAGGGCCGAAAGTGCGAAATTCTTCATTTCAAAGTCACTTTTCAAAGCTGAGATAAAACGCtctcggatttttttataaccttgaCTCTGAGCGTGTAATTGAGGAGATCGATCGCGATTCAAATCACCGAGAGACTGCCGAGCTTTCGCGACGGGATATACGCGGAGGCGAAATCCGTGTTGCGTGACCGCATTCTCGTCCTCGGATGTTCCTTCCCTCGTTACATTACCCCGGCTCGACTGTTTAGCTTCATTTCAACTCTCTCGTTCGGCGTCTTTAAGGGGCTAAACTGCTCCCCGTCCGTCGATGTTGTTACCTATACTTAGCAACAgggaaaaggagagagaaactTGGAAACTTCGATGTTGGAAATCGGATTTGCGATGTTGCCTTGACCTCGAAGGACGTCGAAACAACGAGGTCGCTCGCATACACTCTGTTGTTCATATTTCCAACGATTTCCCCTCGTCTCCGTCCCACGGAACATAAAACGCTCGGCGACTAGCAAacgtttgtaaaatttttgtaaatcgatgaaaaaagcgCGATTTTGGAGAGACTCGAGatcataatgttttttcgtcaaaCAACGAAACTCCGCAGGAGCTTTTCCCAGCCAGAGTACAATCAAGCCTGAGTGTATTGGGATTAGGAAAATCGCGCGATAGTCCGAAGGTCAAAAGGAACGAGGAGAGGAGAAAGATGTTAAGGGAAGCGCACTTACTGGCTCATCTTAAGGGGGAATAATACCGTTGAGGTTTCGCTATGAAAGGCCTTCGTTTCCGTTCCCACTGATTCCGCATTGATTCCCCTTCGCGATGgcttttttcgttccttttaTATCCGCTTCCGGATTCGAAGCGTTATTGAGAATTCGTCGCATCGGGATGGAGAATTGTTCAAcaacttttcaaatttgtcttcatgtttttacgaaaaaaaccaaaattccTGCATCGAACTCGTTCGAGCAATTATCGAGATTCCAATAAACGGTAGTTGGAAAATTCTTGACAGAAAATGTTCGAGAGCCTCGAGAACACTTTTTCGACGGACCTCAACCGATTTCTCGTTCgcagcgacgataaaaaccGAGTTTCGTGCTGCCGTGACAATCGTTAACAAATATCGCTACTCCGAGGCTCTTTAGCACGTTGTACTCCGGGGGCTCGTAGCATACTTTACGACAACTTGATAAACATTAAGCTCCTACGACCCGAGGCGGCAATATCGCAATGCGCGAGGCTAAACGAGGTTTTAACTTAATTAAGAGCAGAACCTTCGTTTCCGTTACGAGGATTTGGATACGTACTTTACCTGAAGTTTCTTGGGCGTATATCAAATTAATTGTGCACCGATTAACGCGTTAGTTCAACTCGCAGACCTGCCTTTCGACCCGACGAAAGCTCggatgtttattttttcgaaaacgtttTATTTCTCGACGAAAGGAAAAGCTCGAGTCCGTCGGAGCGAAGGGACTCGACTATTAGTCGAGGACCTCGGGCGCAATTAcgctttttcactttttttcttcgtttttatttaggcgtaaaaaaaattgcgatcATAAACTTCGCAGGGTGATTATAAAAATGTCCTTGTGACTTTTGAGCTCGACGGAATCCTTTGATGCggtggatttaaaaaattttttttaatttcaattgcCCGTAACCTACGAGTTTGGAGACAGTGAAACTCGATGCCTTTGATCCCCCGTGCGGAGACTCGCACATCGCAAACTGTCACTCGAAATAAACATTGGGAAAAatgacgaagaagaaaatcaCGCGCGGAATGTAGGTCGCTcgcagaaaatatttcatccggTAAATGCTTCGGTTTCGAAGCACTTTTGAGGCTCTGACTTTCATCTAATTAACACGCGATCTTCTAACACGGATGATTGAGGTGAGCGGGTAAAAATGGAGCGAGGGATGGGAAATTTTTGTGGCTCGATATCTGGGTCGAAAGGCTTTTTATTCTTGGTCGTCAATGACGCGTCTCGGTATTTCGCGTTTTCTTGAATCCTCCGCTCTGCAACATCAGCAGCAACGCCAGCTTCGGGGATCCCTCGATGCAATATGGACGATAATTGTGCCACGAAGTTCGCCTTCGTTTATAGAGTGGATTCACTTTTTGCAGACTCTCCATCACGGTGAATCGGTTTTCGTGTGATTgagggagaaaaacaaaattacgaAGGTCAAATTCATCGGGGCCTCGATTTAATCGAGTTTCGATGAGATCGCTTTCGTGAATTAGAGAGTCGCGGAATTCGTAACCGGAATGAAGTTTGGCTCGCCGAGCGCCCCTCAATCAGTTCGAGAGGAGCTCTCGTCTCCCGtcgagaaaaaacgaacgaaggTAGACGCCAATAAACAAGTCAAATAACACGATGAGCGTCTCTCTTGTCGGCCGGAAATTAGATTTTCGTCTGAGTGCAAAAATTTAGAGACGAGGAAGTGAGAATATGAGAAAATGCAGGAGAACTGTGGCAAAGCCTCTTCGCGTGTTGGCCACCGCTTAATATTTCTCCGTCCGGAGGCTTATTCTAATATTTTTAAGGAGAAATATCGCATGGAAACAAAAGGAAACAGATCGAGGTCAAAGGGAATAGGTTTCGGGTCGATAACTCAACGAATTTTGAAGTCCCGCTCGACTCTCAAATGCCAGAAACTCGCGGAACGAAGGCTCGGAGAAAAACCCAACGTCTCGTTTCCCTTGCACTTGGTTTCTTCGCAAATTCactagtttttcaaaattcgagtgCGCTTCAGTCGGGGAAATATTATTCGCCACCGGGAAAAGGCGAACGTGTTTTTTAGGCGCTCGGAGACGCCGAGCTTGTGGAAATAGAAGCAGGGTCTCCCGTTTGCAACTTAAATAACGCTGGCGGTAGCATCATTAGTATTTACAAGGTGCACGCGCGGAGGTAGGTCGAGTGCGGGGTTCGTTTCGCGGAGTGCATTCGTCCCTCCCGGGGATGCCGACCCCTTTTTGTCAGTGCTCGTCGAAACGTGCGATCTCGAATAGTCTAATTATGAAGAAGtgatggattaaaaaattgaagatcgaCAGAGGCGATTGAAGTGActcgaaaaagtttgaaaaataacgttGCTGCACTGCGGAGTTATAATTCGGGGATTTTCCGGTTACGATCCCGTTTCGCAAGATCGTAGAAAGCGATTTTGACGCGGGAAAATTCCTCGAAGTGTGGCGAGAAGGTTAGAGAGCACGGAGGAtgggattatttttttatagccTCGAATCACGCCAAGCACCGAGCATCACcgttcattttcatttgaagtTCGAGCCCGTCGGAATTTCCGTGCCGCTTCCATTCGTTCAAAGGACTGAAAAAGTTGGCGAGATTTCGTtgtcttaaggaagttgaggctgtacagtcattttttttacccaaaagtgatgacctgtacctttcaaaagttaggccagtttacagtttggcaatgtcgcatacactttaaagaaaagttgggggaaaaaagacgaaaaactggtgaaagcccagtcgaaaacacgaacagtgacgatcctagcctcaaaaaactgcacggaaaacagattattattaatataatctcagcaaatctcctaataaatctgaaaaaattgacattattcggcaagccttgctcatgttgcccaaaaaatttcacatttttagcatcatttttaacggagatatcactgaatatgtcttgacttccataagattacatgttatttggcccaaattgttattgatttttctcagcaacgacgctcctaaacggtctgaaaatttaactgatttttttttacacttcactttataagatgcaatcggtttaaaagcggtgacatcattttcattttaatgcctcaacttccttaaactcGAGTGTTTTGGGGCTTGAGAATAACGAGAATTGCAAATAATTCGAACGAGTTTTCGTAAGCACAAAATCATTCGGGGAACTACGTGAAAACATCGATCTCTACGAATCGCCAGTTTTGTGAACAAACTCGACGGCAAAGGTGACCGCTGCCTCGTGTATCGCGTACGTAAACACGAAACTTGTCGGGGGCTTGCCGCGGTCGGAACAATCTAGCTTTGACGTCGCTCTCCCCCGAGAGACGTTTCCCGCATTGTGTTTCGCTTCTGTGTACATTCGCATTTCTCCACACGCATGCACAGCTATTTATACGAACGATTTAGCCAAACCGGACAACACGTAATTAGTTCCGttcctttcctcttttccaaTTCAATGCAGACGAGGAAATCCGTCTTCTTGGACAAGTTGGCTTTCCTCAGGAGCGATGCATCAATTATTTGACGCCTGACGAAGCACACGAGGAAATTCGGACCGCGTGGCAGAGCCGTGAGTACAAACAACATTTGAATAAAACTGTCCGCGAGACTCGACGAGTTTGGATGACCGACATTTCCAATATCCATTCGGTTAATGATTTCTCAAAGTTTTGTCATTATCAGCTCACAAAGTTTCGGGGGATATTCGACGTGTAAATAGAACGGGCAGAAGTtggctaatttttttttcgaataatctcCGCGTTGCTACCGCGTGTTCATGAATAAATGAGAATAATTATAAGGCTGCAACAAAATTCTGTAACGATCTCATTCGGGCACGAAGAGACGGAGAAACTTTTAATTATTTCctcgaggtgaaaaaaaaaaaaaaaaaacaaacggagaagaagtaaaaaaacacaacgacgaaaaaaaaacagagcgGGAGATAAATAATCGTGGAATAGCGAAGATTGAATAGTTAAATTGCATTCTCGTCATCTGGAAAATCCGCACAAAAGTTGTCCGAACAAAAGACTATTTTATCCGACGTCGCGTGAAACAAATGCCGGTGAGAAATTGTACGGGAGACAGATGGTCACAAAAAAGTAATCGTCGGGAGAAAAAAGCGTGGGAGACAAAGGGAGGAAAACTGAAATGGCGTGGGAGGCACGAGGAACGGTTTCCCCCGCTTTTTCTGCTCGCGGAGATCGCTCTTTTCACACTATTCGCAATAGCGACTACTTATACTCGAACTCACTTTCCGAGCTGTGACAAAGAATCCTTCTCTCGGccttttaattctttttggGTCAGACCGAACGTCGAAAGTAAATTcgaaagaaatgaaacgaaaatgtagCCCCGAAAGTGTACGAGAGAAGCTCCGACGAAATTATCTCGGAAAAAATCTTCTCCTTCGGCTCATTCGTATTCACAATTTTCTTTCCAAGACTTTATATTCACCAACGAGGAAAAGAGCTCCTCCGAATTTTCACTCATGAAATGCGTCGGGTGAAACGCTCGGCAAAATAGAGAGAACAAAGGAAGGAACTGGTGCGGATTCGTCGTAAAATTGGGAACGCGTCGGATCTCGACGGAATCCGGAGAGTCCAGTCACGAGGTCGATCAATAATTCGTTCACCAGATCATCATTGTCACGTCCAGAATGTGCTCGAGTGTCCAGTCGACCATGCATACCTGTGCATACTCTATATCTCGCGTAAAATTGCAACGCCAAGATCAAAGGACGCGTTTTGTAATGAGAATTTTCTTTGACCTAAAAATGGCTTCCTGATTGCCTCTTCAAACAACGGCCTCAAACATCGCGGAGAATTCATTGTTGGAAAAAACCGCTTTGAATGCGAAAGTctcgctgacttttttttagaCGGTTATTTAGAAATTTGTCCGAGAAAAAATGCGACTTCGGATTgggagataatttttttccggatAAATCACccgatttattcgtttttttattcatcgctTTTTTGTGGTTTTACAGGCATGCAAAATCTGAGCATCTCGTGCTCGCTGGTCTGCTTAATTATTCTGGGGAGTGCGGTGCTCGTAGGGTTTTTTGGCCTCTGCAGACACCAAATCTCGGCTGTTCTCGTGACCGG includes the following:
- the LOC122413650 gene encoding uncharacterized protein isoform X2; this translates as MEPTRVPRSPAPRLVFLIATLALTLAATALLCGAIMSDHWEEVGWDRDALNKANISPTWYLDGQVVMLDPPNDRRRGYSHRKPIFLVPMHGGIWTMCVSLTDEEIRLLGQVGFPQERCINYLTPDEAHEEIRTAWQSRMQNLSISCSLVCLIILGSAVLVGFFGLCRHQISAVLVTGVMYLLAATFALFTLTIIYFKRAQDRGARIIDGPEDGVIGGPAPKSVLNARRFTTAWSMDFGWGGVTLCALASVAWILLSKIMRFSPISTMLA
- the LOC122413650 gene encoding uncharacterized protein isoform X3; protein product: MSDHWEEVGWDRDALNKANISPTWYLDGQVVMLDPPNDRRRGYSHRKPIFLVPMHGGIWTMCVSLTDEEIRLLGQVGFPQERCINYLTPDEAHEEIRTAWQSRMQNLSISCSLVCLIILGSAVLVGFFGLCRHQISAVLVTGVMYLLAATFALFTLTIIYFKRAQDRGARIIDGPEDGVIGGPAPKSVLNARRFTTAWSMDFGWGGVTLCALASVAWILLSKIMRFSPISTMLA
- the LOC122413650 gene encoding uncharacterized protein isoform X1, with amino-acid sequence MTRAMSHLTRVFSGRTRRRGGGSSGGRTINGGLRVLSTFQRCTSSKLVVLHVALVLSVAATALLCGAIMSDHWEEVGWDRDALNKANISPTWYLDGQVVMLDPPNDRRRGYSHRKPIFLVPMHGGIWTMCVSLTDEEIRLLGQVGFPQERCINYLTPDEAHEEIRTAWQSRMQNLSISCSLVCLIILGSAVLVGFFGLCRHQISAVLVTGVMYLLAATFALFTLTIIYFKRAQDRGARIIDGPEDGVIGGPAPKSVLNARRFTTAWSMDFGWGGVTLCALASVAWILLSKIMRFSPISTMLA